The Argentina anserina chromosome 5, drPotAnse1.1, whole genome shotgun sequence genome includes the window TTACCACGCTTAATTAGTAGTATACTAATAAATACTATGTCAGCGAAAAAAAAACTGCTCCGTAGTCTAGGAGACGATAATTTTACACGGATGGCCATTTTGACGTTGAattcttctttcattttcagAGTGGCTATCGATCCCATAACCGATCCAAGACTTCTTATAGGCATGGTTTCTTCAGAGTCTTGAATTAGCCTCGAATTAGGCTGGTAAGCCTCTCTCGACAATTGTTTAAGTTGATAATTAATCATACGTTGACCTTCAAATCTTAGCAAAAACCGTAGATCTTTCAAATTTTTCATCAACAGATCTCGGCACTCGGCAGCTCCAAAATAAACCTTCTACGCATGTTTTGCTTTGTACTAATCAGTGAGTGTGGATCATATCAGGTCCTACACGCACGACCAACTAAGTAATAGAGAAACTAACGTACTTAGGGATGGAGCCATGGGGGGAGCTGTATACGTACATATTGACAGACACCAGGAATATATATCATCAAAGGGAATGGAATTGGAGTATCAAGAATATTGATGATAGTATACCAGTGAATAAACAGTCGGTTTTCAAGAACATATAACTCACTATTAAATATTATTGACGAATTTCACGTCTTGATTTCCATGGGCACATACAGTAGAACctcgttaaattaatattcggttaattaataatctcgcaaaaataatattttttactgGTCCTGACTCAAAACTAACGTactaaattaatatttcactAAATTAGtaagataatagaaatttgagaaattcattaaaaaattGAGAATTCATATAGATGTACCCcatcgaatatataaattaataatgacataatttatagaataatttttacatttatgagGATTTTATTGAAGAATTTAATTGATTTCattatcatcaaataaaataatatgaaGTACAATACATCGGAcgatataatattttaaataaCGATATCCGTAATAAATCCAACAATGTAGTGcatgaacaaaaagaaaaaaaataaattataacttgataaattaataagttattaattaatcgataaattaataacttattaattaatcgataaattaataagttattaattaattgattaattaattattattattattgatatattaatatctcgctaaataataaattttctaAGTACTTAACCTATTAATATATAGAAGTTTTAATGTATATAGTACGATCTTCATGCAAATATAAATATTTCTCCTAGTTTGGGGTCATAACTTTTCACGTACTCTTcattcttcaaaaaaaaaaatcactctTCAGATTCGAGCTCTTGCCCTAGCTagctaattgtttggtataaACCAAAAGCTACTTTTGATCGTGTGGTTTGTTATATCAACTATCTTAATCGAACTATAAAATGTTATCTAACACCATTGTGAGGCTCTTACCTGTGCGCCACATGCTGAGGTAGTTTTTTCCTATGCCTTTAAACCAAAATCACCTATTCCTTGTTTACGAGTATGATTGAGCTAGAAATGGCGACCTTTCAAACCCAGAATCATCATCATACATGTATCGAGAGTGTTAAACTGTTAACACTACACTACTACAAAGTTGCCCAATAGGTACTCTTAGCATCAGTGTCTTTTAAGGGCAAAGGATACTGATATCAGTGTGTTTCATGCATTAGCACCTGTGCGGCCACTAAATCATTATCAGTGCCCTCTATAAGAGGTGCTAAGGGTGTTTTACACACTAATAATTCTTCAGTGGCACCATTGCTGCATTTGAATCAGTGCCATAGCAAATATTATTAGTGTATTAGTGTTCTGGAATCACACTGATATCAGTGACAAAGTTATGaggataaaacaaaaaaaaaggtgccCCAATAGGCACCTCTAAATTCTTACACTGTTATACACTGCACAGTACATCTATTCATTATGGCTGAACCAACCAACAgtaaaaaaatatacaataacctctaaatttaaaaatcaagaaagaaaatgggTCCTCTTCAGGCTGCAACTTTGTCTTTGAAACGAAGACTCTTTGGAAGCGAATTCAACCTGTGTGCAATAcctgaagaaaaataaaacaactaaTCAGTTCTAGCTGCTAGAAGTCTTGAAACAATCATGAAATGAGTACATATATGACCTTTACAATAACACATAACTTCAAAAAAGATATAAGGAAATTCTCTAATTTTATTGAAGCTTGTCTATATTTTATAGATAAattctaaagaaaaaaatgcttGCTTACCACGTACCAGTCGTTCACTCGCATTGCTAGTGCTTTGACTCAGTCCATGTCCACCTGCAAATGCACATGAATGTTgataaaaaattagaaaagaagGGGTAGGAGGGAAGGAAAACTTATTTGTTAAATGTATTGACATTAAACACTGAAATAGTTGATCCATAATGAGAAAAATTACTGGTACAATACACtcatattccaattgtaagaTGTAGACGAAACTATTCAACCATTTAATTAATTCATCCCAGATATCATAATTGTAAGATGAAATAAGTATCAATTTTACAACTGGAAAATGCAAAATACCTCAAAAAAATTCACGAGTATTTCCAATCAATATCACTAGAACAGCTGACACTGTACTCCAAACACTAGCCATTATAGTCAGCATGCCACAGAGGTGCTAAGATCAGCTCCTGCATGAAACAGATAGCAACAAGAATATCAAGTCATACTCTAGTGTAACAATTTTAAGGACAAGCAAGCTTCTGTACTCTACAGGGGACAGTTAAAAAAAGTTGTGGAAGAATGAATCATACTTAACGCATCTCTAATTGCActtaagacatgaaaaaggagaAGATGAGAGTAAGAATTGTAGTACCAGAGGATTAGGTCTGTGACAGTAACCAAGCATCATCCGCTTCTTATACTGCTCGTATATATCATCTTCAGGAGTCATCTCTCCAGGTTGTTGAGCACCAACCCCCAAATTATCCTTCTTAACATTACCTGCCATTATGGGACCAGATATACAACACGTTTATAATAGTTAAATGTAATAACAACAGCCAAACTTCTGGTTTCAATCACTAGCATATATGAACCTTGAAGAGATGCAGGTGGAGGCATTTTATCTTTAGAATTTTTAGGTTGTCTCCTTCGCTCTTCTTGTGCTGCCTTTTTCACATAGTATTCCATCATGGCAATTGGATCAGAACTTGTTGACGCACTAGACTCGCCTAAAAATGGAGGTATAAATCATAAGTTCAAGAAATGAAGGGAAAACAAAAGACAGAAGTAAAAGTTCTACTCAATTAAAAGCCTCTGAAACATCAAGATAAATGAACAGAGTAACCAACAGTACTTTCAAACCCTGAGACTAATTAGGTATAGCAAGCAATTACAAGTAAGCTTCGGTAGAAACACGGAAACACAAaggcaaatattcaaaataatTGAAGTACATCAACAACTCACAAGAGCAATATCCCCCCATTACGTATTAAATGATTCTTAAGGCAAAAGTTCAAGGCATGAAGTGTCTCCAATGAAGAATGTGACTAGAGCAACATAAAATGTTACACCACACACCTGTCCTTCCCAGTGAAGTTTCCATATTGGATCGTTAGTGGCTTCATACATGTGGTTGTATGGATTTCACCAGACATTAGATTCTGAACCCCAGACTCCTATGCACTGTTTTGTATGACCAGTACGTAGAAGAACATGCCAGGGCTTTCATTTTAGTATCACTTACCATTAGATCTACCAGAAGAAAAAGGCAAAAGGCTTCGGCGCTTCACTAAATCTATCAGACATTGGACTAGCATTCTTACTCCCCAACCACAAAACTGGTCTCAAATTGAAATCACTATATACGTAGACTCAATCTACATATCAAACCCCAAAGAAAAACCCATCTCATTAATCTTAATGACTTGATCGATCCTAACTCCAATCTGCATGAACCCTAAGAAATAAAATCGACCAACATTCAAATCTAAACTCTTTCATCAATTGAACCCATCGGAATATCCGTGGGCTCATTCGAACTAACAAACCATAGGAAATGAAGTGAAACTGACCATGGCCAGGTCGCGATCTCTGGGGATGAGGATGGGCGGTTAGCGGCTGTGATTGTAGATCTAGACGAGATGCCTGCTTGTTTCTTCCAgatctagagagagagagagagagaggtggagAGAGTGatctgattttttattttttaaatcatatATTAGTATTCATCAAGTGACCAACGGTGGATCTTTTTACATTGTCAGATTAATAGTGAAAGAAGAGCCCACTCGCATCCACTTGCATGCTATTTCGACACCATCAATGGTGGCTTTGCAAATAAAAAATCCATGGGAGCTATTCACTTCACTTAAAACACACTGATAACAGTGTGATGAAAAATAAACCCACTGCTGGGAGAAATCAGTGTGATCTTGTTCTAAATTCACACTGATGATTATTAGTGGCTAAAACAAGAGGTTCTATTGGGGAGATTTGTAGTAGTGCTAGTTCTCATACGTTCAACATCACCACAACGATTTGATAATGGCTCATGCCTTGTTTGTTAATGGAGAAAATCACAAATAGATGGTTTCACGTATGTACCGCGGTTTACTCTATAAGGGCATTCTGAGTAATTGTCTATTTTGAAATATGATAGCGGACGTGTATGTATCAACCATCTTGGGCTTTCATTAATGAACatctttaaaaatatatatattgttccgggagaattactattctacccttatgtgtgtcttagcctaataggtttcctgttaggagatagattagcatctccgtaatagattaggactccgaatcctacgtgattgtggttttgtaatgcctatatataggcccccatatcattcaataatacacaatttttcatcctgaaacacgttatcagcacgttgccctaaaaccctgaacttttagagccctagaatttttttctcttctccaccgccggccgccgtcgtctccagcatctcctcgtcggcgcagcccctgctcgccgtTGTTGCAGCCCCCCACTGCTACCCCCACAGCCCCGCATCCCTGCGCGCAGCCAGCCTTGCTACACCTGCAACTTCTGCCTTGctgccctgcacgcagcccccacatcgcagcccctgctcgctacccctgcacgcacgcagcccctgcaggcCCTGCTCGCTGCCCCTACACGCACgcatgcagccccgcacgaAACCCTGCACGCAAGCTCGCGACACCtgtagccccgctcgcgacccctgcagccccgctcgcgacccctgtagccccgctcgcgacacctgcagccccgctcgcgacacttgcagccccgctcgcgacccctgcagcccctgtgACCCccatgctgcccctgcacgcagccccgcagggtctcttccgcattcgctccgcaaaaatatctttttgccccgcaaggccccgcatcagaggattcaaagttgctcctcctgcatatctacgcaagaaacgcgaactgcacaagcaaactattcgctcaagagaagctactcccgtcttctctacccttttgggcctatggcctGACGTGCCTGATAGtcttttgggcctttaaactatttcccttttttcctttttcttttcctattgcttattaaatcgtttatttgcacgctttcgttttctaacaatgtttcacgtgcttgcataggaaaagtgatcactcgtcgtactatggtgatgacattcatgccgagatggacgatacttttatcatctacatatgatttcgatcgtatcctcccaagatttttatgtcatcggacgaagatcgaaaatgaattcatcaagcaacttcatgcatgatgatcaatttgctgagcaatttacttatatgtggtctatttggcacaccaacaagtatgtttttcttaaagttgctgcttttgaacacatatatataaattatcgggcgctattagcctttttcatgtcttcttttccggcctttcttataatgccgatgagaccaaagagggatatgattcccctcttggtcgacgtttttcgtgtgacgatcctgggggagtcatgttattatttaaaaaagaagatatcgatttttcgtgtggtcgcctgagtgcaccgctgttttgggtgcgatcatgagaatcgccgatatgcatcaattattttgtgaccatatacatcacaacccttctaattccggttacatacttgaatagtttcgattattcgaaacctatacaaccctcgtttcttatggatgcgtcgacATCGCggctgttatttgaatgtttgagttttcttaaactcatgtctataaacgataatcccaaggtctacatactcatttatttgagttgattcattactctgatgcagcactatttgctgacaaaagatcccaaaaataacgaattctataggacacacttaaagtgatttaatgaacgtctatgacgttgtattatcagagttgaccttgatgcatacaccacatcaaagaaacgcatgccatttttggcacatgtatctatttcttgagggaattttggagatggaaacgtaacattcttccattctcaaataagcacatttttgagcctcatgctaaggctccgcccaatccgatatgcaagattttgttgctacagacttttgataagtcaatctattttgactatgtcttctgcttattatttttcaagtatgacgttggcactgccatgattattgctcgactttagcttaagtcgtctattggaattggaagcttgtttgtgttgtattaaatatttgcatattctataaaatttctcgtatttcttgtttacaagatggactcgtgagaattttatttgccttggcttagcatgcatggtcaacgtttgcaactcacgtggtttttaaattgaccgcttttgggttacatgggaccccaatagcactacattgtgattttggaccttgaaattttgaaaaaggacctcggaacgtcaaaattgacatcgtttttcccggttactgttccggcatttccggaacgtttttcggcgtattcgccgccttccggccatttttcggcgtttccggcaccgccatccggttccggacggcgttccctgtcggacctgaagttacggcctccatGCCGGCCAGGTCCGGCCACCGCCGGCCGAATTTctggcaatcggtgccgccagCTTCCAATGAGTTTTTCCGACGTTTTTTTTCGtcat containing:
- the LOC126794969 gene encoding SURP and G-patch domain-containing protein 1-like protein; its protein translation is METSLGRTGESSASTSSDPIAMMEYYVKKAAQEERRRQPKNSKDKMPPPASLQGNVKKDNLGVGAQQPGEMTPEDDIYEQYKKRMMLGYCHRPNPLELILAPLWHADYNG